A window of the Hordeum vulgare subsp. vulgare chromosome 5H, MorexV3_pseudomolecules_assembly, whole genome shotgun sequence genome harbors these coding sequences:
- the LOC123396191 gene encoding cytokinin hydroxylase-like produces the protein MAFVAAMITAVASAMLALLLLPLWVTVSCYFLTPMRIRRTMAAQGVHGPPPRPLVGNLRQVSALVAEANAGDMTSLSHDIVGRLMPHYVLWSETYGKLFVYWYGSEPRLCLTDTDMIKEFLSSKYAHATGKSWLQRQGTKNFIGRGLLMANGARWSHQRHVVAPAFMPDKLKGRVGHMVECTKQTILSLKDAAARGRGEVEIGGHMTRLTGDIISRTEFDTSYETGKRIFHLLEDLQRLTARSSRYLWIPGSQYFPSKYRREIGRLNGELEGVVLESIRRSREIADEGRTTSTYGRGLLAMLLAEVEKKREKGAGDDGKFSYDTRLVIDECKTFFFAGHETSALLLTWTLMLLATHPEWQDKARAEVAQVCGDDPPSADQLSKLTVLQMIIHETLRLYPPATLLPRMAFEDIRLGDLHLPRGLSVWIPVLAIHHDESIWGADAHEFHPERFAAGRRSSAGAGRFLPFAAGPRNCVGQAYALVEAKVVLAMLLANFRFTISDDYRHAPVNVLTLRPKYGVPVHLRPLRP, from the exons ATGGCTTTCGTGGCGGCCATGATCACGGCCGTCGCCTCGGCTATGTTAGCGTTGTTGCTGTTGCCGCTATGGGTGACCGTGTCTTGTTACTTCCTGACGCCAATGAGGATCCGTAGAACCATGGCGGCGCAGGGCGTTCACGGTCCTCCGCCGCGCCCGCTCGTCGGCAACCTCCGCCAAGTGTCGGCCCTCGTTGCGGAGGCGAACGCCGGCGACATGACGTCCCTGAGCCACGACATCGTCGGGCGCCTCATGCCTCATTACGTGCTCTGGTCGGAGACATACG GGAAGCTTTTTGTGTACTGGTATGGGAGCGAGCCGCGGCTGTGCCTGACGGATACGGACATGATCAAGGAATTCCTGTCGTCCAAATACGCCCACGCCACCGGCAAGTCGTGGCTGCAGCGGCAGGGCACGAAGAACTTCATCGGCCGCGGCCTTCTCATGGCGAACGGCGCCAGGTGGTCGCACCAGCGCCACGTCGTCGCGCCGGCGTTCATGCCCGACAAGCTCAAG GGGCGTGTGGGGCACATGGTGGAGTGCACGAAGCAGACGATCCTGTCGCTGAAGGATGCGGCGGCGCGCGGCCGCGGTGAGGTGGAGATCGGCGGCCACATGACCCGGCTCACCGGCGACATCATCTCCCGCACCGAGTTCGACACCAGCTACGAGACCGGCAAGCGCATCTTCCACCTCCTCGAGGACCTGCAGCGCCTCACCGCGCGCTCCAGCCGCTACCTCTGGATCCCCGGCAGCCA GTACTTCCCGAGCAAGTACAGGAGGGAGATCGGGCGGCTGAACGGCGAGCTGGAGGGCGTCGTCTTGGAGTCCATCCGCCGGAGCCGCGAGATCGCcgacgagggccggacgacctccACGTACGGCCGGGGGCTCCTCGCCATGCTGCTcgcggaggtggagaagaagagggagaagggtGCGGGCGACGACGGCAAGTTCAGCTACGACACGCGGCTGGTGATCGACGAGTGCAAGACCTTCTTCTTCGCCGGCCACGAGACGTCGGCGCTGCTTCTCACCTGGACGCTCATGCTGCTCGCCACGCACCCGGAGTGGCAGGACAAGGCCCGCGCCGAGGTCGCCCAGGTCTGCGGCGACGACCCGCCGTCCGCCGACCAGCTCTCCAAACTGACCGTG CTGCAGATGATCATCCACGAGACACTGCGGCTGTACCCGCCGGCGACGCTGCTGCCGCGGATGGCGTTCGAGGACATCAGGCTCGGCGATCTCCACCTGCCGCGCGGGCTCTCGGTGTGGATACCCGTGCTGGCAATCCACCACGACGAGTCCATCTGGGGCGCCGACGCGCACGAGTTCCACCCGGAGCGGTTCGCCGCCGGGCGGCGCTCATCGGCGGGTGCCGGACGGTTCCTGCCGTTCGCGGCCGGGCCGCGCAACTGCGTCGGGCAGGCGTACGCGCTCGTCGAGGCCAAGGTCGTTCTTGCCATGCTGCTCGCCAACTTCCGCTTCACCATCTCCGACGATTACCGCCACGCACCGGTCAACGTACTCACCCTCCGCCCCAAGTACGGCGTGCCGGTCCACCTCCGACCGCTGCGGCCGTAG